The stretch of DNA CGCCGCACATACCGCTCCAGCATCTCCGTATACGCGAGCACGATCGCGTCGATGTCCGCCTCGCGATCCCGGTGGGCTGCCGGGACGGGATCGATCAGGACCGCATATTTGCCGTTTGCTTCTCGCACGATGGCGACAAACAGCACGGGAACTTCAAAGCGCAGCGCAAAGACGGCGGGTCCACGAGGTGTTTTCGCGGGTCGACCGAAGAACGGGACAAAGGTGCTGGCCAGGCCGAGGGCGTCGTGGTCGCTGACAAACGCCACACAGCGATTATCGCGCAGCGACCGCGGTGTCCGGCGCACGGCATCTTTGTCGTGAATGACTTCCATGCCGATCTTCCGCCGCGTCCGACTGACGTAGGCCTCGAAAATAGGGTTGGCCATTCCGCGCGCGACCACGTCAATCGGGATGCCGCGCGCGGCGAAATAGGCGCCGCCAAACTCCCAGTTGCCGAGGTGGCCGGTAAGCAGGAATCACCCCCGCGGCCGCCGGCAAGACTCTGCTCGACGTACTCCCAGCCTTCTACGCCGCGACGGATGCCGATGGGCTTGTAGACCAGCCGTCCGATACGACCTCCCACCCAGCTGGCGCCCCGCCATCCCAGTAATCGCAGCACGCCTACAACGGCGCGGGTGGCCGCGTATTCCAGTCGGTGCGAAAGGGTCGGAGACTTGGCGTTGCTGGTCATGAACGGCGAAACATAA from Gemmatimonadaceae bacterium encodes:
- a CDS encoding lysophospholipid acyltransferase family protein — its product is MLTGHLGNWEFGGAYFAARGIPIDVVARGMANPIFEAYVSRTRRKIGMEVIHDKDAVRRTPRSLRDNRCVAFVSDHDALGLASTFVPFFGRPAKTPRGPAVFALRFEVPVLFVAIVREANGKYAVLIDPVPAAHRDREADIDAIVLAYTEMLERYVRRYPEQYFWQHRRWRRQPPDTPAHLREP